The genome window ACCTTTCGCTTGTTCCGTGTTTTAAACTGATTTACACTGGATGATGTCTACTTGTGTTTTGGATTCAGAGCTGAAGGTCAAGCACGATTCAAGGATAAGCCTCAATAGAGTCTACGTGATGATGTCCTGCTCTTGCCTCGGCACTTCAATTGCATATGAAGTAAGTCAGGAGTACGGCATTAACGGTGTGCTGTAAACAAGTCTGCGGTCATGTACTTCCTGATTTAGTTGAGATAGTTGCCCCGCTTTAAATCATGCGTTTTAATGTCTTGAAGCTGTGGTAATTAGCTGAAGATTTAATAGCCGTGAAGAAGCGCCGTCTTCGGCATGGTGTTCAGCCTTCATGAGATACAACAGCACACGTACAAATTTTAGGAAAAGGATTTATTACAAACTTACTACAAAATTTGACATATATTTCACATAACAGGTATTTGCATAGgcaatatgtaaaaaatatgcTTAACTACTCACAAATACGTAGCTAAGCGAATGTTttcaattcatttacatttacatctagaGGTCAATGCGAACAAAGTTCATATGAAGATTTATCTCAAGCTTAATCATGTGacgttttataaaatatatatacatatattgcCACTATGCTTAGCATATAATTCTGgcatttagaaatatttaacaatGCTAGATTCGCTAGCTGGCTATCCATATGAAAAACTGTGATTATGCTAGCATGGCTGTGATTAACGATAATTCTTCAGGAGCAGCTTTCTAAGCTAGCAAATTTAATTCAAATTTTCCGTCACATGGTCAAGTTTACGAATGAATTATCTAACGTTTGGTAAAATCAAGATGTATTGGAAGTTGGCAGTGTATAATAGCGGAAGTGGAGAAGCTAGATGTTATCTTTTTCCTTCAGAAAAtaatgaagttaaaaaaaatactggctTCACTAGATTCATTGAGCTAATAGTATAGCTAGTACTCAAATTTCCAGAGCAAGGAGCTCGTAGTACATTAACACATTAGATCTTCTTAGCTTCTCAGCTTCAGTGTGTAGAAAACAAATTTAACCCATAGCGTCGGATCCATTCAGCAGGTGGAGAAGTCCAAACAGGAGAATTTTCGACATTACAGAGAAATGAGATCAGTCCAGCAGGATAAATAAGTTAACGTCCCCTCCTAAGAGTGATGAAACTTGCATGCGTTCTGTGTTATTAGAACCTGCAGCAGTACCCACAGCCTTTATTCTTGCAGCAGTTGCAGCAGTATCGGCACAGAGCCAGGTGACTCTGACGCTTCGTCCTGAACAGCACCTGGAGAAAAACAATCGTGAAGAAGCTCTTAGTCACTCATCACACAATTTATCATGTCTTAGAATGAGTGTTTGGTGAGTATATGATGATTAGTACCTCAGGACTCGTCTCCTTCACCAGCATGGCAGCTTCACCCTGATCATGTCTCTGAGCTGCTTCCATTTCCACAGGTTCCTCGAGCTGTACCTGAGGATCAGGAGCAAAATAAATTCACTTAAAATTTCATTACATAAAAGataagaaaagattttttttttttaaactaaagaaactaaaaaataaatattaaaacaaagtTTATGATGTGATTAAAGAAATgtgtcctttttaaaaaaaaataaaaaaaaacttttttagctaaagagacaaaaaataaattattattactagtttttttttttaaaaacgttGAGGATGTGATTAAAGAAATATGTCcttccttttaaaaaaaaaccaaaaaactttttttaactaaagaaactaaataaataaataaaattaaatattaaaactatTGAAGTTTATGATGTGATTAAAGAAATAtgtcattaattcattattattggAGATAATggtaattttatttactttaaaggttttcatgttaataaattaataagcaATCAAAATTAGACTTTGAACAagactttatataaataaacattattttaaaatgttttgaatgtgATACAATAATTATGTAGGATATTGCAATACATTTAAttgatgttatatatatatatataaaataaaaatataaaataaaaataaaaataaaaaatatataattagaaCAAATTTGAAGAAAGTgtgattaaatgaaaatgttttagctttttttcacgtaattaaaatgaaattacataaaatataacttatataagatgaagatgaagtggaGATGAGAAGTTACCTCAGACTGAGTGAACGGTACAGCTGCACTCTGTAGCACGCAGAGGCACGCGACGATGACGGTGACTGCGCACGCGATGCTCATTggcttcatttttcttcttaatcGGTCGTCAGTCGTCACTTCTGAGTTGTTTAAAAGAAAGTTAAGAACTTTCTCgaactttttttttaccctgtTTCTTATTTAAAGGCTCTCTTTTGCTCCTTCTTTCCCCCTCTCAGGATTCTTGGATTCTCCTGAATACCTTCGCGCGCCGAGTTGGCATTTATGCGCGTGCCGCGTCCATTACAAACGCCCCCTTTCAGCGCAAGCCACGCCCCTTCCCGCCAAGCGCGTGCTTGGGAAACCCAGAGGAATTTCCAAAGTTTAGTTTAAgattaaaatgctttaaaactttaaaacaaaaataccaAACTctcatataaatatgtaaaataatattcacatcacagattattaaataacataaacacatatttatatcacatttaaatttcattgtattttttCATAGTAaagaaatctttatttatttatttatttatttatttatttattcatttattcattcattcattcattcatttattacttacttacttataaaattacttatttatttaacttcgtttcttccatttttcctttcttaCTTCTAAACAAAATGTcacttaatttaatttcatacattttattgtattaacTTCAGTGTAATATGATGGTTAtgactaatttatttatttaacaaaaaaaaagaagtatttCTTTATGTAAATGCAGGTTTTTTGTTACATTTACCATAGTCTTATAattccagaaaaaaatgcaTCTAATTTTACATATGAAATGAAAAACGTTTCTGCCTCAGAATGTGTATTTTACCTGTAGATGATGtaagaaaacagagaaatatGGAAATCTGTTAGTGATAATATTAACAGCTTGTTTTTTGCATGTTGATGAATTGTGTGAATCATTAGGAGATGCATGAAACATCCACATGAGACACTTGGAAGTGAAGGAAATCAAATCTATAAACTtggtcaaatattttttttttcatgtctttTTTCCTGCATTCTTCTCTTCCCAGAGTGCTGATCAGTGGGGAATTTCGGTGTCCGGATGCAGAAATGGGCTCAGTCATGTGTGGACCATTTGGGATTTCTCACTTCTCAAACCTGGGAACAACATTTTCCCCAGAAGACAATGGATCCATTTGAAATTATAACACAATATTTTCAGTTCTGGACCGAATATAGTCCTGAGCTATAGTCTGGATCTTAATGGAGTTTATTAGTAGCACATTGTACTCTACTGTATATAATCTATgtacattaaatcattaaaaatgaaaagatagatagatagatagatagatagatagatagatagatagatagatagatagatagatagatagatagatagacagacaggtagatagatagatagatagatagatagatagatagatagatagatagatagatagatagacaggtagacagatagatagatagatagatagatagatagatagatagatagatagatagatagatagatagataggcgggcaggcagacagacaggcaggcagataggcaggcaggcaggcaggcagatagatagacaggtagacagacagacaggtagacagatagatagatagatagatagatagatagatagatagatagatagatagatagatagatagataggcgggcaggcagacagacaggcaggcagataggcaggcaggtagacagacagacaggtagacagatagatagatagatagatagatagatagatagatagatagatagatagatagatagatagacagacagacagacagacagacagatagatagatagatagatagatagatagatagatagatagatagatagataggcgggcaggcagacagacaggcaggcagataggcaggcaggcagatagatagacaggtagacagacagacaagtagacagatagatagatagatagatagatagatagatagatagatagatagatagatagatagatagataggcgggcaggcagacagacaggcaggcagataggcaggcaggtagacagacagacaggtagatagatagatagatagatagatagatagatagatagatagatagatagatagatagatagatagacaggtagacagatagatagatagatagatagatagatagatagatagatagatagatagatagatagatagatagatagatagatagatagatagataggcgggcaggcagacagacaggcaggcagataggcaggcaggtagacagacagacaggtagacagatagatagatagatagatagacagacagacagacagacagacagacagacagacagacagacagatagatagatagatagatagatagatagatagatagatagatagatagatagatagatagatagatagatagataggcgggcaggcaggcagacagacaggcaggcagataggcaggcaggtagacagacagacaggtagacagatagatagatagatagatagatagatagatagatagatagatagatagatagatagatagatagatagatagatagatagatagatagatagataggcgggcaggcaggcagacagacagacagacagacaggcaggcagataggcaggcaggcaggcagatagatagatagatagatagatagatagatagatagatagatagatagatagatagatagatagatagatagatagatagatagatctccTCAGAGCGATAAACATAAACTCTCATGACTTGTCATGAAATGTCCACCTCAGTGCTGAGTCATGTTCAAGAATCTCATGTTCAAGCATTCCGCTCTCTCAATCCCGAGTCATGAAAAAGTCCACGCGTCAGGCTGTCTCATTCACCGATAACCTTTTGCCACTTCATATTGACTAGGAGTAGCGGACAAGCCTGAGTCAATAAATATAACCCTGAATGGCTTCTGGATAAATCCGAACATAGGGTCATTAAAATTTTATGTCCTGTTGTCATGGATACGACGATCATTAATTGGATTAAGCAGTGTATTTATGCTTAAATGGTGCATTTAATGAATTATTGCTTTCCAAAATCACTGgcttaatagaaaaaaatattctttttctATGCATGAATCTTTCCTAAGTAAGCTTCCTGCAATCTGTACTCATCTGCATTTGCCATAGTTGCCACAGTAGTACAGAATGATCTAGGCTGTAATTTTCTAAAACGGTATTTAACGTGAtgtagagttaaaaaaaaaaaaagtcctctaATATTTAGCCATAGCAGTCATCATATAACAGTAATGTACTGATAACTGTATGGATTAGAAATCCAGCTTTATAAACTAGCAGTGTGTTTggtattattataaaattagtTAAGCGTGTCAGTTCGTTGCAGGTCTGGTATGCTAATAGGttcattttaatcttttaatccTGTTAGAATAAAACtgtgcaaaaatatatatatatatacacacaaggTGTTAAGGTaaaatttcaaaataattattatatgtgTATTCATTTCTGAATTGTTTTGGCCTGTATTATAGTTTTcttatatatctgtatatctatctatctttctgtatATCTAGTTTTTCTTTAACTATAGATAtcattttgatttcttttttgtttgtgtgtttgttttttgatctAATTTCATTCtagattgtttttgttttttagctaGTGTTTTAAACTAGTTTTAAACTAATGTACACCTTCAAAAAGGTGCAGAAAACCCTAAATCTATCATTTTAATATCATATGATCGATTTAAATTTgctaaaacacaaacatttggGCAAATATAAtcttaaattataataaaataaataaataaataaaatacatttcataatttatttctctcttctttttttttttaattgaacagAATTATGTGTGAATCCTAAATGTTATATTCTAGTGAAACAAACCACTCATTCGAGTcactcatttttattccataaaAGATTTATACTAAAAACAGGATAGAAGAAAAATAGTTGAAAAACACGAACCAGATTTCTTTGTAAATcgagaaatgtaaaatgaatgtaaacctcactgaacactgaaggAAAATGGAtagaaattaatttaatccATGATTATATATTATGTTAAAATTATACAACCGCTTGTTTTTAGTGTTTCCCCTGACATGGTTTATTTCATACTTAGATTACATAAATGTATTTCATACATTTCACTTAGACATAACAGTCCAGAGCTAGTGGTAATGTTCATTTTATCCCTGGCAGTAAAATGATAgaatcattaattttttttaatgcatttgaaTACTAAACTTTTCAATGTTGAAAATGTTAGAtaccattttttaaatgtatttgacAGCCCTAGCCAATAGAGTTCATTTTTCATTAGAAATACTTCATACAGTTGAcattttcaagaaaaaaaaatgcataatgTATGTAAAAGTCAGATTATGACCTTTTGTGCAACAATGCAGAATTTTTCTATTACAACACATCGAAGAATTGATGACTTTTCCTGTGCCGAATGTACTTTCGGCCTACTCCTGCAGTTTTGACGATGTAGCTGTCATTATCTTCCATGTGTGGATGTACGTGTcagtctgtatctgtgtgtgtgtccgagaGGAAGGGACGCCAGCACTATCGTAGAGGATCTTCTGGTCAAACAGAAGCTGGCACCAGCGAGACGCACACTATCACCCTGACAGGCGCCACTCCACCACACTCCCCctcgctccctctctcctgGTCCAGGTCAGTgacccctctgtctctctctagtACATCCACTAGTATTAATACACACGTTTCCGCCCTTTACTTCATCCCCTGAAGTGTCTGTTTAGCTGCTTCTTGTTTTGATCCGATTCATCTCCTTCACAACACCTCCCAGACTGTGTACCACCAAAACAACTAAGCGTGACTGTTGGTATTAACTGGTCAGATCTGGTCAGAAAAAAGCTGAAAACAGACTGGGAGGTTATGAAACCAGGTCAGAAGACATGCTTACTTGTAAAATGACAGGAAATCATTTGCCATTCGTGAAACAGGAGTTACTCAATTACTTGTGTGCCCTCTCTGCTGCTATTTAAATGCTacatcactttatttatttatttatttatttaattgaatgCATTCAGAACATGTGTAAACTTAATTTTGAAAAGGATTAGGCCCTATGGGCTGTAGCTTTCATTAAGCATTACAAAAGGATATTTCCTAAATCTCTATCGTGCATGTGAGCATATTGAAGTTAAAAATACAGCCCTGTCTTTAGGTCAAAGCTAAGAACCAAAAAGGTGACACCTACCCTCACTCATACCATGGGCCCAAATTATGCGAATTATACCAAAACTACACAGCCATCAAAACCACACAGCCAACTCTAAGAAAACAAATCCACTTAACACTGTCCCATAATCCAACAAGCCTCAAActccaatcaaccaatcaaccTGTTCCAAACCACACGGTCAATCAGACCAGCTATTCAACACCATGAGTAAAAAAGCTAATCATACAACAATTCGTATTCCCGGGTTCTACAAAAAACTGATTATGCTCCAAACTATGTAGTCCACTAGATCAATCTGCCAGCCTGTTCATTACCCTTGGCCCAAAAGCCAACCATTTCTCTCAGACACTAAACCTTGTCCCAAAGCCATAAGTCTCAAACTACATCATCAACAAACCAATCTTGTACAAATTCAGTGGTTCATAAAACAACCATGTTCCACATGGCAGAGTCAACCAGAACAGCCAGTTAACCTTGTGAGCCAAAAGTCACAGGGACCAACCAGCCAATCTGTTACTAGCTCTAAGGTCAAACCATAATCCATCAAGCCAGCCAGTCAAACAGGTACAACTTTGGTCCGAAAACCAACCTTGTTCCAAACACCAGCAGTCAAGCAAACTTCTCACAAATGTTTGGCCAAAAAGGTCACATGTCAAACCACAGGGACAACCAGCTGAATCTATCCTAAAGCTAATCATTCAACAGTGATACAAAACCATGTAAACATTACAAAGCCTCAAACCTCAAAGTCAATCAAACAACCATATATAAAAAGTTTGGCTCCCAAAAAAACTACACCATGAACTGGACCAACCACTCAACCCTGTCCCAATGGTTATCCAACCTATACAGCCAACCTTGAACCAAATCTGGGACCCAACCAGTCAATTATGTCCCAAACCCATGTTCCAGCTGATTCAGACAAACTCTGTTCCAAGCTCTGGGGTCAAGCAGCCAAACCCTCATTCTGTGAAAATGAGAGAAGTGTCTGGAATATCGGTACACCTTTACTACATGGCAAATCTGCTCAGAGTCTATTCCTGCTCTCCAGCCCTGTGGCAGCCAAGCAGTGTGTGAAGCAATGGCCTTCCCCTCATCCTCATGTATGCTGGCAGTGTAATGTGTCTCTCCCAGCAacacatcacttcctgttccagaCCACTTGTTTATTTGGTTAAGAGTGAAATTGCTGCT of Hemibagrus wyckioides isolate EC202008001 linkage group LG23, SWU_Hwy_1.0, whole genome shotgun sequence contains these proteins:
- the hamp gene encoding hepcidin-1 — its product is MKPMSIACAVTVIVACLCVLQSAAVPFTQSEVQLEEPVEMEAAQRHDQGEAAMLVKETSPEVLFRTKRQSHLALCRYCCNCCKNKGCGYCCRF